In one window of Ignatzschineria indica DNA:
- the purN gene encoding phosphoribosylglycinamide formyltransferase, translating into MKKIAIFASGTGSNFDALVAAIERGELAASVELLVCDRRSAKVLEKAKAKGIPTLLFSGKEYASKAEYEAMIVEALHEHQVEWIVLAGYMRLLGETLLNAYPNRIINIHPSLLPAYKGKDAVGQALAAGERVVGVSIHYVDAGMDTGELIAQESINLTGRENKEEVMEMVHHVEHQLYPKTLAKLFAASAS; encoded by the coding sequence ATGAAAAAGATCGCTATTTTTGCCTCAGGAACAGGATCAAATTTTGATGCATTAGTTGCTGCTATTGAACGAGGAGAGCTCGCCGCATCGGTAGAGCTACTCGTTTGTGATCGTCGCTCTGCAAAAGTTTTAGAGAAAGCGAAAGCAAAGGGGATTCCAACACTCCTCTTTTCAGGAAAAGAGTATGCTTCTAAAGCAGAGTATGAAGCGATGATTGTTGAAGCTTTGCATGAACATCAGGTTGAATGGATAGTTCTTGCTGGATATATGAGACTGTTAGGGGAGACGCTTCTAAATGCCTATCCTAATCGGATTATCAATATCCATCCATCGCTACTTCCCGCTTATAAGGGGAAAGATGCCGTAGGACAAGCGCTAGCAGCCGGCGAGAGAGTGGTGGGTGTATCGATCCATTATGTCGATGCCGGTATGGATACAGGCGAATTGATCGCTCAAGAGTCGATCAATCTCACAGGACGAGAGAATAAGGAAGAGGTGATGGAGATGGTTCACCATGTTGAACATCAACTCTATCCTAAAACATTAGCAAAGCTCTTTGCAGCGTCAGCTAGCTAG